In Eupeodes corollae chromosome 3, idEupCoro1.1, whole genome shotgun sequence, a single genomic region encodes these proteins:
- the LOC129952161 gene encoding 40S ribosomal protein S18 — translation MSLVIPEKFQHILRIMNTNIDGKRKVTIAMTAIKGVGRRYANIVLKKADVDLTKRAGECSDEEVDKIVTIIQNPRHYKIPNWFLNRQKDVVDGKYQQYTSSSLDSKLRDDLERLKKIRAHRGMRHYWGLRVRGQHTKTTGRRGRTVGVSKKK, via the exons ATG TCTCTCGTTATTCCTGAGAAGTTTCAGCACATCCTTCGTATCATGAATACGAACATTGATGGTAAACGTAAGGTGACCATCGCCATGACTGCCATCAAGGGTGTTGGTCGTCGTTATGCCAACATTGTACTCAAGAAGGCCGACGTTGATCTCACCAAGCGCGCCGGAGAGTGCTCAGATGAAGAGGTCGACAAAATTGTCACCATCATCCAAAACCCAAGGCACTACAAAATCCCCAACTGGTTCCTCAACAGACAAAAGGATGTTGTCGATGGCAAGTACCAGCAATACACTTCCTCGTCATTGGACTCAAAACTCCGTGATGATTTGGAGCGTTTGAAGAAGATTCGTGCCCATCGTGGTATGCGTCATTACTGGGGTCTCCGTGTTCGTGGTCAACACACAAAGACAACTGGTCGTCGTGGTCGCACTGTTGGTGTGTCCAAGAAGAAGTAA